The genomic window AAAAGGAAAACAACTTCAAAACCTTCGCTCCCCTTATGCTTCAGGCCGAGCGAGCTATGAGCATATCACCTATGCTGGCTGCTACCCAAGCACGGGCTGCACTGGAAGTTACGGTAAAATGGCTCTACAATATTATGGGCATTCGTCAGCCTGTTATATATGGCGATAATGGCAAGGAATATAACCCCAAGCTGTCTGATTTGTTAAAGGACAGAGATTTTAAGGCCGAAGTGACTGACCATGATGTATATGAGCAGATGTGGGCCATTACCAAAATCGGCAATAAGGCTGTGCATACAGGGGAGGCTACCAAGGCAGAGGGAATGCTGGCTCTGAAGCAGCTTTTGCAAGTCGGCAACTGGGTGGACTATCTCTATGGTGAGGATGATGACTATGCCGAGCAGCGTACTTTTGATGAATCATTGGTGCCGAATCCAGACAGTGTTTCAGAGCTGAGTCATACAGAGCAGCAAAAACTAGCTGCTTTGGAGCGTAAAATGGCCAAGACGGCTGATAATATGCTCCAGCAAGAGAAGGAACTGGCCAAGATTCAAACAAAGCTGAAAAAACAAAGCCAAGAACTGTCAGATAAGGATGCTGAGATAGAGGCCCTTCGCCGGGAACTGGCTCAGCAAAAGAGCCAGAATAAGAGCCAGCGGCGTTATAGTCTGGATAAGGCCACTGAGGCAGAAACCCGCAAGTACCTGATAGATGAAGCATTGGCAGAGGTTGGCTGGCACTTTGGCAAGAATATGGAAGTAGAAGTGCCTGTGCAGGGTATGCCCATCAGTGAACGCAGCCCTAAGGGTAATGGTTACTGTGATTATGTACTCTACGACGATGCCCATGTGCCTTTAGCTGTGGTGGAAGCAAAACGTACCAGCGTGAGCGTTGAAGATGGCAGCGTACAGGCCAGACTATATGCTGACTGTCTGGAAAAGCAGTATGGGAGAAGACCGATTATCTTACTGTCCAATGGCTACGAGTTCCGCTATCTTGATGACCTTTCCGGCTATCCACGCCGGAAAGTATCGGGATTTTTCACCCCAGAGGAGCTGCGGCGTCGTATGCGTCAGCGGAACCGTCAGCCCCTTACGTCGGTAAATCCGAAAAATGAGATAGCAGGTAGGCCATACCAGCTTCACGCCATACAGTCGGTGGCAGAGGCTGCCGACAAAAAGATTCGGAAATTCCTAATTGTGCAGGCCACAGGAACGGGCAAGACCCGTGTGTCTGCCGGTATTTCGGATATTATGCTCCGTTCTGATTGGGCGTACCGCATTTTGTTCTTGGCTGACCGTAATCCACTGGTACGGCAGGGAAAGAGCAGTTATACTGACATTTTCGGCAATACTTATCCCTTGTGCAATCTGGTGCTGGCAAATAAGGACAAGAAAAGTGAGATGGCGGAGAACCCGGAAAACAGCCGAATTATCTTCTCTACTTATCCCACCATGCTGAATTCCATTGACAGCCGACGCAAGGACGACGGCAGCCGCCTATTCACACCGGGTTACTTTGACCTTATTATCTTGGATGAGAGCCATCGAAGCATCTATAACAAGTATCAGGATATATTTGCTTATTTTGATGCAATGCTTCTGGGGCTTACGGCTACGCCTAAGGCAGATATGGACCATGATACGTATGGCTTTTTTGATTTACCACAAGGGGAGCCCACTGATAACTATGACTACAGGGACGCTGTGGAGCAGGGCTATCTGGTGGATTATGAGGCGGTGGATTGTAGTACCAGGCTGCTGACGGAGGGGCTGAAGTATAACGAGTTGTCCCCTGAGGATAAGGAAGAATACGAACGTACCTTTGGCGACGAAGATGATGACGGTACTAATACCAATAAAAAAGACATACGCCCGGATTTGTTCAACAAGACCGTGTTTAATGCTCCCACTATAGATAAGGTTTTGCAGCGGCTAATGTCAGACGGCATATATGTGGAGGACGAGGACAAGCTGGGAAAGACCATCATCTTCGCCAAGAATCATACCCATGCTGAGGCCATAGTGGAGAGATTCCATAAGCTATACCCTGAATATGGCGATAGCTTTATCCAAATTATTGATTATCGCATCCCATACGCTGATGACCTGATACTGGAATTTGGTACTCCAGAGAAGATGCCACAGATTGCTGTTTCGGTAGATAAGCTGGACACGGGTATAGATATTCCGCCTATTGTCAACCTTGTTTTCTTTAAGGTCGTGCAGTCCTACAGCAAGTTCTGGCAGATGATTGGTCGCGGCACACGCAAGTGCAAGGATTTGCTTGGCAAAGGGAAGGACAAGGAAAAGTTCCGTATCTTTGACTGGGGCGGGAATTTTGCCTTCTTCAGCATGCCAGAGAACCGTGGGAGCGAGCCGGGGGCTACCCCATCCATCAGTTCCCGGATATTTGCGTTGAAGGCTGACGTTGTAAGCATTCTGCATGAATCCGGCAAAGTAAAGGACATCTCTACAACCGAGGGAACATCTTTTGAAGAATGGATTGCCGCAGAGGACAAGAACGGGGAATATACAGTAGAATCCGAACCTGACGAACAAAATGTTTACAGGCGATTTGTTTCCGACCTGTACAAAGGGATTTCTGGTCTGAACTTCGAAAGCTATCGGGTTAAGATGCGGCAAAAGGTTGTAAGCAAGTATCAGGATATTGGTGTCTTGGCCAGCCTAACCAAAGATGAGGCCAATGAGGTAAGGAAGGAAATTTCTCCGCTGATGGGTAACACGGATAACGACGCATTGGCAACACGACGTTTTGACCATCTTATGTTGGCGGTGTTATTGGATTCCTTGCTACAAAAGAATTCTGCCTTCCATGTGGGCTCGGTGATCAAAACTGTGAAAAAGCTCCAATCTCCTAGATACAACAATATACCAGAGGTCAGGGCAGTTAGGCCCTACATCGACAGGGTGGCTACGGAAGCGTTCTGGGAAGATATTCCCTTGGGGCGTATCGAAGCAGCCCGCCGCAAGCTGCGGGATATTGTCAAATATATCGAGGTGGAAGAACAGCCCATTTACTATACCAATTTCACCGATGATGAATTGGCAGGGAAGCCTGCTCCCCATATAGAGCCAGTGGTGGTATCGGAATCCTACAAGGAGAAGGCAGAAAGCTACCTGCGGGAACATAAAGACCAACTGGCCGTTCATAAGCTGCATACCAACCTGAAGCTGACCACTGTGGAGCTGAAGGAGCTGGAACGTATCTTGTGGCAGGAACTCGGCACAGAGGAGGATTACCGCAAGGTCTACCATGATTTGCCCGTCCAGAAGATGGTCAGGAAAATCGTTGGGGTTGATACTCAGACAGTAGAGAGCCTGTTCAGCAAGTTCTTGCAGTCCAATCGCCTGAACACCAAGCAGA from Selenomonas sp. AB3002 includes these protein-coding regions:
- a CDS encoding DEAD/DEAH box helicase family protein, which produces MGSNFSFLQKENNFKTFAPLMLQAERAMSISPMLAATQARAALEVTVKWLYNIMGIRQPVIYGDNGKEYNPKLSDLLKDRDFKAEVTDHDVYEQMWAITKIGNKAVHTGEATKAEGMLALKQLLQVGNWVDYLYGEDDDYAEQRTFDESLVPNPDSVSELSHTEQQKLAALERKMAKTADNMLQQEKELAKIQTKLKKQSQELSDKDAEIEALRRELAQQKSQNKSQRRYSLDKATEAETRKYLIDEALAEVGWHFGKNMEVEVPVQGMPISERSPKGNGYCDYVLYDDAHVPLAVVEAKRTSVSVEDGSVQARLYADCLEKQYGRRPIILLSNGYEFRYLDDLSGYPRRKVSGFFTPEELRRRMRQRNRQPLTSVNPKNEIAGRPYQLHAIQSVAEAADKKIRKFLIVQATGTGKTRVSAGISDIMLRSDWAYRILFLADRNPLVRQGKSSYTDIFGNTYPLCNLVLANKDKKSEMAENPENSRIIFSTYPTMLNSIDSRRKDDGSRLFTPGYFDLIILDESHRSIYNKYQDIFAYFDAMLLGLTATPKADMDHDTYGFFDLPQGEPTDNYDYRDAVEQGYLVDYEAVDCSTRLLTEGLKYNELSPEDKEEYERTFGDEDDDGTNTNKKDIRPDLFNKTVFNAPTIDKVLQRLMSDGIYVEDEDKLGKTIIFAKNHTHAEAIVERFHKLYPEYGDSFIQIIDYRIPYADDLILEFGTPEKMPQIAVSVDKLDTGIDIPPIVNLVFFKVVQSYSKFWQMIGRGTRKCKDLLGKGKDKEKFRIFDWGGNFAFFSMPENRGSEPGATPSISSRIFALKADVVSILHESGKVKDISTTEGTSFEEWIAAEDKNGEYTVESEPDEQNVYRRFVSDLYKGISGLNFESYRVKMRQKVVSKYQDIGVLASLTKDEANEVRKEISPLMGNTDNDALATRRFDHLMLAVLLDSLLQKNSAFHVGSVIKTVKKLQSPRYNNIPEVRAVRPYIDRVATEAFWEDIPLGRIEAARRKLRDIVKYIEVEEQPIYYTNFTDDELAGKPAPHIEPVVVSESYKEKAESYLREHKDQLAVHKLHTNLKLTTVELKELERILWQELGTEEDYRKVYHDLPVQKMVRKIVGVDTQTVESLFSKFLQSNRLNTKQMDFLRTVIDYIVKNGYIDNLQDSLGREPFNKFGDVIDLFGGSQDSEDDIMDIMDKVREITNNAIDIA